A region of the Massilia sp. erpn genome:
GTGCCGTTGAGGAAATCGGGACCGGACTGCCAGCGCGCCAGTCCCACGTCCAGATAGCGCAGCAGGTGCAGGAAGCGGCTGCGTTCGCGGTGTCTTTCCTTGCGGTAGATATCGAGCCGCATGCTGCGCGGCTGGCTGTCGTCGAGGCGCACGCCCATGCGGCGCGCCAGGCGCAGCGCGTCGTCCAGCAGCGGCGGGGCGGCCACGCCGGGCGGCACATCGCCCAGCAGGCTGCCGCCCAGCACGCGGCGGATATCGCCTGCCAGGCCCAGGTTGCCCTCGTCGATGGCGCCTTTGACGAAGCAGGAGAGCACGGCGTCGAGCAAGTCCTGGCGCCCCGGACCGGCGTGGCCGCGCAGCGCGGCCAGGCGGCAGGCTTGCAGCAGGGCTGCTTGCACGTCAGCGGTGGAGATGGTTTGCGCCAGATTCAGTTCGCGCGATTCGCGCGCCAGCCTGGCCAGCGCGTCGGCGGCGACCTGCTGCAGATGCGGGCCGTCGCTGGCGGCGATGGCGCTTTGCCAGACCCGCTGGTAATAGGCCGGCGCGGGCATGCCCGAGGCATAGCCGTTCAAGGCGTCGAGCCGGTCGAAGCTGTAGCGTATCAGCCAGTTGCCGCCCTGGTTCGTCTTGGCGCTGGTGGCGGCGCGGCGATGCGGCTTGGCCTCGGACGTGGCGGCTGCCAGCATCGCTTGCAGGGCCGAGGTATGGAAGCCGCCGGTGACGATCACGATGGGACCATCGGTTTTCGCGCGCCACTGCCGGATATGGGCCGCCATATGCCGTTCGCGCGGCAGGCTGCCTTCGGCTTCCAGCACCGCTTCCTCATAGTCGGCGCGCGCCATGGCGCAGTAGCTGAAGATGTCGGCAAACAGGGCGCGCCAGTCGCGCAGTTGCGCAGCCGGACGCAGTTCGAACAGATGGTCCCACAGCTCGTCCTGGTCGCGGCAGCCGCTGCGCGCGGCCAGGGTGCGCAGCCAGGCGCTGTGGGCCAGGTAGCGTTCCGTCATGAGGCTGCGCGCCTCTTCGGCGTGCTCGCCCGCATTGTCTTCTTCGGCGCCGCGCGCGCGCCAGGGCAGGTCGATGAAGGCCAGTTGCGCATTCACCTGCCGGCCCGCTTGCAGGGCCACCCATTCCGGGCTGTAATCGCAGAAGGGGAAGAAGGCCGATTGCAGGGCCGGCGTGGCCTGTTCCTCATCGTCCGCCGCTGCTTCGCGCATATTTTGGCTCAGGATGGCGACCGGTGGCCGGGTGCGCTCGTCCAGCAGTACCGGCAGCAGGGCGTCGAAATCGTCCGGGCCTTCGATCAGTACGGCGGCCGGGCGCAGCTCGGCGATCATCGCCTGCAAGGCCAGGGCGCAGGCCGGACTATGGTGGCGGATGGGCGCGAAATGCAGACGGTTGGCGCTCAGCAGGGACAGGCCATCGCGCACCATGGCCGGCAGGGCGGCATGAAGCTCTTCCGTACTGGCCTGCGCCTGCGCTGGCTGGGATGCGTTCAAGGCCACAGGCTGCGGGCGGCGTCGCGGAAGGTTTTCCAGTGCTCGTCGCGGCGGGCGCGTTCGCGCACCACCGTGTCGAAATAATGCTGCACGCGTTTCAGGTCGTCGGCATTATCCTTCAGCACCACGCCTTGCAGCTGGTTGGCGATCTCGCGCGCGCTCAGGCGGCCAGTGCCGAAATAGCGTGCCTCCAGCGCTGCCGCATAGGCCACGTTGACCGCTTCGGCGGTGGACATCACCGTGTCCGGCGTCTTGATCGGCGTGCCTTCGCGGGTCTGGCCGGAGCGCAGCTCCTGGAAGGCCGTGACCAGCAGGGCGATCACGTCGCGCTCGATTTCCACCGGCACTTCGGCGCTGTCGAGGTCGCGCTGTACCTGGCGCAGTACCAGCTCGACTTCGAAAGCATGGTCCTTGATCGGGCGCACGGTTTCGAAATTGAAGCGCCGCTTCAGCGCCGACGACATTTCATGCACGCCGCGGTCGCGCAGGTTGGCGGTGGCGATCACATTGAAGCCGCGCCGCGCGTGCATGCGCGCCTGCTCGCCCAGCTCAGGCACCATGATCTGCTTTTCCGACATCAGCGAAATCATCACGTCCTGGATTTCGGGTGGGCAGCGCGTGATCTCCTCGAAGCGCACCAGCTTCCCGCTTTCCATGGCCTGGTACAGCGGCGAGGCCACCATGGCGCGCTTGCTCGGTCCCTCGGCCAGCAGCAGCGCATAGTTCCAGGAATACTTGATATGGTCTTCCGTGGTGCCGGCCGTGCCTTGGATGGTCAGGGCCGAATCGCCGCTGATGGCGGCGCTCAGCAGCTCCGACAGCAGGGACTTGGCGGTACCCGGTTCACCCACCAGCATCAGGCCTTGGTGGCCCATCAGGGTGACGATGGCGCGGTCCACCAGCGGATCGTCGCCATAGAATTTGCGGCTGATGTCCTGTTTGTCGTCGCCCAGGATGAAGCGGCGCACCGCGCGCGGCGACAGCTGCCAGCCCTCGGGACGGGGATCGCTGTCGGCCGCGCGCAGGCGCGCCAGCTCGTCGGCATAACGCAGCTCGGCGCTGCTGCGCAGGATATTGGATGGATTGTCTTCTGTCGTCATGGTGGTGCTTACCAGGGCATCTTGCTTTGCCATTGCGGATCGAAGCCGGCGCAGGCGGCGGCTACGGCATGATAGTCGCCATAGGCCTCGGCCAGCAAGACCGGCGGTACTTTGTCCAGCGGCAGGATGCTGCTGCCGAAACGGCTGCCTTCGAGCTGCTGGAAGGACAGCGATTTCAGCGCGGCGGGCCGGTTCTCCTCCGGCAGGCAGTTGCCGGAGAATTCGATCGCCACGCGGACGCCGGCGTGGACGAAGTCCTTGCTGTACTGGGAGAAGAAGCCACCATCCTCGCCCTGGCCGCGCTGATAACCGAGTTTGGTGAAGGCGCCGCGCAGCGTGAAGGTGTCGCTGATCCAGCCCTCGCGGTCGATGATGCACTCGGTCTTGGCCGCGTCGGCAATCTCGGGGCGCTGGCGTTTCATCTGCGGGAACAGGGCGTCAACCTTGTAATCCTTGAAGTGGGCCAGCCAGGCCTTGGCCTGCGCCGCATCCAGCAGCGAGGCATGGGCCAGGCGCACATTGGCGTCCGCCGCCAGCGCAATCTCCTCGTCCTCGATGTCGATCAGGCTGCCGTCCTCGGTGGGGCGGAACAGGCGCAGGAGCTTGCCCTCGGCATCGCTTTCCATCCACACCAGGCGCTGCACCAGGCGGCCCATGATGGGATGTTGCAGCAGATATTCGCGCCACTCGGCAGCCGGCCAGACGCGGCCCGAGCACATGGCTTCATACAGGCGCGCCGACTGGATGGTCAGCACCTGCTTGAGTTCCTTCTTGCAGGCGGTGAGCTGCTGCTTGGCCTCCTTGATGCGGGCAGCATCGTCGTTCTCGCGCGGCGCGGGCAGGGCGCTGATAGTCTTGCCCTCGGCATTGCGCAGCACCGGCTTCAGCGCCGCGTCCAGCACCACGCTGAATTCGCGGCCGCCGTATTGCAGTTGCAGCACACCGCTGTCATCCAGCCCCGCAGTAGGGATGGTGCGGTCGCCCAGTTGTTCCGGGGTCCAGCCATTGCGCTCGGCGATGCGGTCCACCAGCAGGCGGGCCTTCTCCTGCACGGAAGCGGTGCGGTAGCGGCGCGCGATGCCCAGCACGAACTGGATCACGCCCGGCTGGTTCGACACGCAGGCCGCTTCCAGCAGAGCCTCGACCTGGGCGCGGCGCTGATAGTGATCGCGCATATACAGTTGCAGGGTGCCGACCAGTTCATGCGCAGGCACGCCGGACACCAGGGCCAGCATGCCTTTCTCGCCGATGGCCGTACCCAGGTATTCCGACATCTTCTCGCGCTTGACCTCCTCAAACACCTCTTCCCGCGTCCGTGCGCCTTCGGCCGCATAGTATTCGGGATGGCGCGCCGCCGAGCGCTGGTACGAGTCGTAGCGTTCATCGGCATGCTGCGCAGCCCAGGCGGCGCCTTCCTCGTGCGAGGGGCGGCGGGTGTCCTGGGCGATGAACTGGTGCAGCAGCCAGGAGCCGAGGGCTGCGCGCGACAGCGGCTCCAGCAGGCCGAGATAGCGCTCCAGCAGCGCGTTGCCGGCCGGTTCCTTGAGCTTGCAGGCCAGGATGACCCACCAGCGTATCAGCTCCGCTTCCACCGGTGCGCCATCGAGCCAGCGGCCAGCCGGTAGGGCGTCCAGGTTGATCCAGACCATGCCGGCCGGCGGCTTGGCCTTCAAGCCTTTACGGGCCTGGGCCAGCAGGCGCTCCGGCGCCAGGTAAGGCGATAAATCCTCGCCCAGCTGCTCCAGCGCCGTCATCAGGGCGGCGCTGGCCGTTTCGCGGGTTTCCTTTTCCAGCGCCGCATACAGGGCCGGCACGCCGGCGCGGTAATCGAGCTTCGCCAGCCAGCGCGCCGCCTCGATGCGCAGTTCCTGCTTGCCCGACTTGAGCGCCTCGCTGACGCGCAGGCCGATATCGGGCAGGGTGCTCAGGGTCTGCTGCGCCAGTGCGCGGTGGGTCTTGCCTTCACCCAGCGCCAGTTCCATGACGCGCGGCAGCCAGCGGCCTGGCAGACTGGGGAAGGTGGCCAGCACCGCCAGCGTCTGGCCCAGGTCCAGTGCATCGTAGTGCTGGCGTTTGCTGGCGATCAGGCCCAGACCCTCGTCGATCAGGGCTGGGCGCTCGGCGAAGTAAGGCCAGATGCTCTCCGGCGGCAGCATATACTGCGGCAGGGAGCTGCGGTACCAGCTTGGACGCAGGCAGACCAGACCCAGGTTGTCGTCGTCGGCGCCGCATTCGGCCGCCAGGGCGGTCAGCTGGCGCATGTCGGGCTTGTCCGCGCCTGGTTTCGCCAGCAGCTGCAATACCTGCGCGCTGCCCCAATAGTTATAGACATTGATTTTGCCGCCAATGGCCCAGCGCACGGCCTGCGCCAAGCCATAGTCCGAACGCGCCTGCAGCCGGCCGCCGCATGCCAGCACGCGCAGCACCGCCGGATACGCCAGCCGGGCGACGGTGGACTTGCCCTTTTCCCCATTCAGCGCGCGCAGCGCCAGATACAGGTCTTCTTCCACCAGCTCCTGCTGTTCCTTGTATGCCCTGCGCGCATGGGTGTATTGGTAGGTGCTGCTGCGGTTGGACTCCACCTCCTCGGCCGCCTCCTGTTTGAGCTTTTCCAGTACTTCCTGCTGGTTGGTCCGCAGCAGTTCCAGCGTATCGTCGGCCAGCTCGGTGAGGGGCAGCGTATCCAAAGGCTGCGGCACCGGCAGCTCCAGCCCTGGCGTTTCGACCGCCGCCGGCAGGCGCGATAGCGCCTGGGCGATGGCTTGCTGCACCGGCTTGCTGCTCTCCTTGTCCAGCGCGCTTTCCAGCAGGGCGGCGGCGTCCGCATTGCCGCAGCGCGCCAGCAGGTCGGCGGCGTGGCCGCGTTCCTCGCCCTTGCCCTGTTCCAGCAGTTGCGTCAGCAGGGTGTAGCGCTGTTCCGGTGCGATATCGTTCAGATAGCCGGCAGCGACCTTGCGCACCGTGACGCTGTCGCCAACGGCCAGCTTCAGGACCAGCGGCGCGTACTGCGCCAGCAGCGCCGGGGTGCCGCCGATGCGCTGGCAAAGCTGCTGCTTGCCGCCCGCAGACAGGCTGGCGGCCGTGTTTTCCACTTCGGCGGGATGGGCCAGCATATACTCGTCCAGCGCGCCGGTGACGAGCAGGCGGCGGTAGCAGCGTTCGGTTTCATAGCCGTTCATATTGCGGCGCTCGAAGACGATGGGCAAGGCCATGGCCGGCGGCAGTTCCTCGCGCGCGAGGATGGCGCGCAGCAGGCTGATATCCCAGGCCGGCAGGTGGCTGAGCAGATCGAGTTCGGTGACTTCGGGATGGGTGGCCCAGAGCGCATCGTTGAGCAGGTATTCCAGCCAGTCAGGCATGGCGGCGCCGGCGTGCTCCAGCGACTTGCCATTGTCGGCCGCGTCCAGCACCTTGGCGAGACGGACCAGCACATCGACATCCTCGTCCTGCAGCGTGCTGCGGCGGTAGAGCGCATGGCGCGCGCTCAGGCTGGACTTGGCCGCTGCTGAGTCGTCCTTGTCGGCGAGATAGGCGAAGAAGGCATAGTGCAGGCGGCCGGGCTGGCCCAGCAGCACGCTGCTCTCACCGCCTGTAGCGCGCAAGTCCGCCAGAATGGCG
Encoded here:
- a CDS encoding DUF5682 family protein — translated: MNASQPAQAQASTEELHAALPAMVRDGLSLLSANRLHFAPIRHHSPACALALQAMIAELRPAAVLIEGPDDFDALLPVLLDERTRPPVAILSQNMREAAADDEEQATPALQSAFFPFCDYSPEWVALQAGRQVNAQLAFIDLPWRARGAEEDNAGEHAEEARSLMTERYLAHSAWLRTLAARSGCRDQDELWDHLFELRPAAQLRDWRALFADIFSYCAMARADYEEAVLEAEGSLPRERHMAAHIRQWRAKTDGPIVIVTGGFHTSALQAMLAAATSEAKPHRRAATSAKTNQGGNWLIRYSFDRLDALNGYASGMPAPAYYQRVWQSAIAASDGPHLQQVAADALARLARESRELNLAQTISTADVQAALLQACRLAALRGHAGPGRQDLLDAVLSCFVKGAIDEGNLGLAGDIRRVLGGSLLGDVPPGVAAPPLLDDALRLARRMGVRLDDSQPRSMRLDIYRKERHRERSRFLHLLRYLDVGLARWQSGPDFLNGTRMELLIEEWDVAWTPVVEARLIELAPQGSSLAGIALARLRAEEAGLAAEGKARSASQAVALLTRACLIGLHERLPVLLAALAAHLDEDASPHSVIVCGHRLLALWRAREPLGMQEHPQLRALLLRVWPAALYLLPRLAEAKPEEEAAAITSLLSLRAFHHALRTLLDDPLPGETADWPARLQAMAGRADAAPGVGSACAALLFLDGHWSEAELSAMLASRFGPGASAGDAVRALHGLLSAAPELLLTQPRLRQDVNAILAGWDDATFIRYLPELRQTFAQLKPQETAQLAATLADTNTPGLPLAVDWHGASEQDMLAGAALQAALAESLARDGLSVWGGAS
- a CDS encoding AAA family ATPase, coding for MTTEDNPSNILRSSAELRYADELARLRAADSDPRPEGWQLSPRAVRRFILGDDKQDISRKFYGDDPLVDRAIVTLMGHQGLMLVGEPGTAKSLLSELLSAAISGDSALTIQGTAGTTEDHIKYSWNYALLLAEGPSKRAMVASPLYQAMESGKLVRFEEITRCPPEIQDVMISLMSEKQIMVPELGEQARMHARRGFNVIATANLRDRGVHEMSSALKRRFNFETVRPIKDHAFEVELVLRQVQRDLDSAEVPVEIERDVIALLVTAFQELRSGQTREGTPIKTPDTVMSTAEAVNVAYAAALEARYFGTGRLSAREIANQLQGVVLKDNADDLKRVQHYFDTVVRERARRDEHWKTFRDAARSLWP
- a CDS encoding DUF4132 domain-containing protein, encoding MLNKLLGALGAVKNALSSDEGLIRNGLAGLERLDKKLAARAAHFVASGEDAAILADLRATGGESSVLLGQPGRLHYAFFAYLADKDDSAAAKSSLSARHALYRRSTLQDEDVDVLVRLAKVLDAADNGKSLEHAGAAMPDWLEYLLNDALWATHPEVTELDLLSHLPAWDISLLRAILAREELPPAMALPIVFERRNMNGYETERCYRRLLVTGALDEYMLAHPAEVENTAASLSAGGKQQLCQRIGGTPALLAQYAPLVLKLAVGDSVTVRKVAAGYLNDIAPEQRYTLLTQLLEQGKGEERGHAADLLARCGNADAAALLESALDKESSKPVQQAIAQALSRLPAAVETPGLELPVPQPLDTLPLTELADDTLELLRTNQQEVLEKLKQEAAEEVESNRSSTYQYTHARRAYKEQQELVEEDLYLALRALNGEKGKSTVARLAYPAVLRVLACGGRLQARSDYGLAQAVRWAIGGKINVYNYWGSAQVLQLLAKPGADKPDMRQLTALAAECGADDDNLGLVCLRPSWYRSSLPQYMLPPESIWPYFAERPALIDEGLGLIASKRQHYDALDLGQTLAVLATFPSLPGRWLPRVMELALGEGKTHRALAQQTLSTLPDIGLRVSEALKSGKQELRIEAARWLAKLDYRAGVPALYAALEKETRETASAALMTALEQLGEDLSPYLAPERLLAQARKGLKAKPPAGMVWINLDALPAGRWLDGAPVEAELIRWWVILACKLKEPAGNALLERYLGLLEPLSRAALGSWLLHQFIAQDTRRPSHEEGAAWAAQHADERYDSYQRSAARHPEYYAAEGARTREEVFEEVKREKMSEYLGTAIGEKGMLALVSGVPAHELVGTLQLYMRDHYQRRAQVEALLEAACVSNQPGVIQFVLGIARRYRTASVQEKARLLVDRIAERNGWTPEQLGDRTIPTAGLDDSGVLQLQYGGREFSVVLDAALKPVLRNAEGKTISALPAPRENDDAARIKEAKQQLTACKKELKQVLTIQSARLYEAMCSGRVWPAAEWREYLLQHPIMGRLVQRLVWMESDAEGKLLRLFRPTEDGSLIDIEDEEIALAADANVRLAHASLLDAAQAKAWLAHFKDYKVDALFPQMKRQRPEIADAAKTECIIDREGWISDTFTLRGAFTKLGYQRGQGEDGGFFSQYSKDFVHAGVRVAIEFSGNCLPEENRPAALKSLSFQQLEGSRFGSSILPLDKVPPVLLAEAYGDYHAVAAACAGFDPQWQSKMPW